One genomic window of Candidatus Neomarinimicrobiota bacterium includes the following:
- a CDS encoding T9SS type A sorting domain-containing protein produces the protein MRKAFVSTLIIFTTATATTLNVPSQYSTIQAAIDAASAGDTVLVADGTYTENLIIDKDIKIISENGAEKTIIDGGEIKHVIEFNSSALTTRDCVLDGFTITNGGNANGSSDEAGGGINVWDGSPTLRNLIIKGNRREMWSGGGIHVTNNANPLVEGCIIKENWAKEGGGGIDIWRASAEIRNCVISNNSGNWVPAITIGTDNPTTYPSIVIMDNVEVMNHSCTEESCSATILVSNATTTLKNVSIHDNHAGPAINSNFWMDGEDSQIELRIEDSNFSNNSSSINHDGGAIFLDNLHFVEIKNSLFQGNSNDYNGGAISSWNTDTLIIDGCNFAGNIVTSESAGAITINGDTPNYFEIKNSDFRDNKSEESGGALWIGNTTGYIQNVGIFKNESVSASGGALYTYENVELTLNSVTISGNSSNNAGEDFSINGGNINVNNSIIWDDDIQINSGSFDIMYSDIEGDWDGEGNIDAAPHFIDAANGNYHIGDYSPGIGAGVYSAQFDDTWYYAPSTDLDGNPRPSPAGSNPDMGAYENPRATPQHAPEPFELVFPSDNAHVGITRQNYLDTLYFAWNQAIDPDGDKVTYRRALTGDLQEYIKFIVTSDEESTTNMYRIPYHHIEHYMHTAGVEFVQGTWTIVASDGGMDTYASNGPFQLTIDASAYAVDDEAVLPESFALHANYPNPFNPTTTISYDLPEQAQVTLGIYDVLGKQIKTLVNQSQDAGNRIAVWDGTDELGRSVSAGVYLYRIQAGEFSQTRKMLLLK, from the coding sequence ATGCGAAAAGCATTTGTCAGCACTCTAATAATCTTTACCACCGCTACAGCTACAACCCTAAACGTCCCCTCTCAATATTCTACCATCCAAGCGGCTATTGACGCTGCCAGTGCTGGAGATACGGTACTGGTTGCTGACGGGACCTACACCGAAAACTTAATTATCGATAAAGACATAAAGATTATCAGCGAAAATGGGGCTGAAAAGACAATTATTGATGGCGGTGAAATAAAACATGTTATCGAATTTAATAGTTCAGCTTTAACTACTCGGGATTGTGTATTGGATGGGTTTACAATTACAAATGGTGGTAATGCCAATGGTAGTTCAGATGAGGCTGGTGGAGGTATAAATGTATGGGATGGTTCACCTACTTTGCGAAATTTAATTATCAAAGGAAATAGACGGGAAATGTGGTCTGGTGGTGGTATTCATGTTACTAATAATGCCAACCCCTTGGTTGAAGGATGTATTATAAAGGAAAATTGGGCAAAAGAGGGTGGTGGCGGAATTGACATCTGGAGAGCGAGTGCTGAAATCCGGAATTGTGTTATAAGCAATAATTCTGGAAATTGGGTGCCAGCAATAACGATTGGTACCGACAATCCTACGACATATCCAAGTATTGTTATAATGGATAATGTAGAAGTGATGAATCATTCGTGCACCGAGGAAAGTTGTAGTGCCACAATCCTTGTGTCGAATGCGACGACAACACTAAAAAATGTAAGTATACATGATAATCATGCGGGCCCTGCAATTAATTCTAATTTTTGGATGGATGGAGAAGATTCTCAGATAGAATTAAGAATTGAAGATTCTAATTTCAGCAACAATTCGTCTTCCATTAATCATGATGGGGGTGCCATCTTCTTAGATAATTTACATTTTGTAGAAATAAAGAATTCATTATTTCAGGGTAATTCTAATGATTATAATGGTGGTGCAATATCAAGCTGGAACACAGACACACTAATAATTGATGGATGCAATTTTGCAGGAAATATAGTCACTTCAGAATCTGCTGGTGCAATAACGATAAATGGTGATACCCCAAACTATTTCGAAATAAAAAATTCTGATTTTAGAGACAATAAATCAGAGGAATCGGGAGGAGCTTTGTGGATTGGTAACACGACAGGGTACATTCAAAATGTAGGGATTTTTAAAAATGAATCAGTATCTGCAAGTGGAGGTGCTTTATATACTTATGAAAACGTTGAACTAACACTGAATTCAGTTACAATATCTGGGAATTCATCTAATAATGCTGGTGAAGATTTTTCTATCAATGGAGGTAATATAAATGTTAACAATTCAATTATCTGGGATGATGATATACAAATAAACTCAGGTTCTTTTGATATAATGTATTCAGATATAGAAGGCGACTGGGATGGCGAAGGCAATATCGATGCTGCCCCTCACTTCATTGATGCGGCAAACGGCAATTATCATATCGGGGACTATTCACCCGGTATTGGTGCCGGGGTCTACTCAGCCCAGTTTGATGATACGTGGTACTACGCCCCGTCAACTGACTTAGATGGTAATCCACGTCCTAGTCCAGCAGGTAGCAATCCGGATATGGGAGCCTATGAGAATCCACGGGCTACACCTCAACATGCTCCGGAACCGTTTGAGCTGGTATTCCCTTCTGACAACGCACATGTAGGCATAACACGTCAAAACTACCTCGATACACTCTACTTTGCGTGGAACCAAGCTATAGACCCAGATGGAGATAAAGTAACCTACAGAAGGGCGCTGACAGGTGACTTACAGGAATATATAAAGTTCATCGTCACCTCTGATGAGGAAAGCACTACAAATATGTACCGAATCCCTTATCATCATATTGAACATTATATGCATACGGCAGGGGTTGAGTTTGTACAGGGTACGTGGACAATAGTTGCTTCAGATGGCGGAATGGACACATATGCATCTAACGGTCCGTTCCAGCTTACCATAGACGCCAGTGCTTATGCTGTTGATGATGAGGCGGTGCTGCCTGAATCATTTGCTCTGCACGCCAACTATCCAAATCCTTTCAATCCTACCACCACAATCAGCTATGACCTGCCAGAACAAGCTCAGGTCACTCTGGGCATTTACGATGTACTGGGTAAACAGATAAAGACCCTT
- a CDS encoding T9SS type A sorting domain-containing protein — protein SMFHGDATNSGLYSAPPQAVAIDEGGRDSVPLPEFFALYQNYPNPFNPSTAITYDLPKRSLVTLGIYDLLGKQIKTLVNHPQDAGNRIAVWDGTDGLGRSVSAGVYLYRIQAGEFSQTRKMLLLK, from the coding sequence GAGCATGTTCCACGGCGACGCAACCAACAGCGGCTTGTATTCCGCTCCTCCACAAGCTGTAGCTATTGATGAAGGCGGCCGTGACAGCGTTCCGCTACCGGAATTTTTCGCACTCTATCAGAACTATCCCAACCCATTCAACCCCAGCACTGCAATCACCTATGATTTACCGAAGCGGTCACTGGTAACCCTTGGCATCTACGATTTGCTGGGCAAACAGATAAAGACCCTTGTTAATCACCCACAGGATGCTGGGAACAGAATAGCTGTCTGGGACGGTACTGATGGTTTGGGTAGGTCTGTGAGTGCTGGTGTCTACTTGTACAGGATACAGGCTGGGGAGTTCAGCCAGACTAGGAAGATGCTGTTATTGAAATAG